A segment of the Salmo trutta chromosome 3, fSalTru1.1, whole genome shotgun sequence genome:
GTATTGTTACAATACTGAATTGGCCATACTCAATGAAAGTGAGGAACTTGTTGGATCTCCTTGCTATTTGTTGCTTTTCTGCTGTTTTAAGTAAATCTAGACGCGTAGTTTAGAAGTACAAGATATATTTTATGTTGCCTTTAGTTATTTTAGAAGCATCTGGCCTGGTTACTCGTCCTGATATGTGATGTTACCGTTGATTCACCAGTTTGTCCCTTTTTTACCCAGGTATTTCCATTTGCCcactacctacagtaccagtcaaacgtttggacacacctccacattctttatttttactattttctacattgtagaataatagtgaaaacataaactatgaaataacacatatggaatcatgtatgaaccaaaaaagtgttaaacaaatccaaatatatttgatattcttcaaagtacccaccctttAACTTGATGACAAcgttgcacacttggcattctctcaaccagcttcatgaggtagtcacctggaatgcatttcaattaacaggtgtgcctcgttaagttcatttgtggaatttctttcctcaatgcgtttgagccagtcaatggacatagaccggtggaaatctgtcctttggtctgatgagtccaaatttgagatttttgcttcctacccccatgtctttgtgagacgcagagtatgtgaacggatgatctctgcatattTGGTTTCTGCCGTGAAGCATATAGGAGGTGGTGtgacggtgctttgctggtgacactgtcatgattttatttagaattcaaggcatacttaaccagcatggctaacacagcattctgcagcgatacgccatcccatttggtttgcgcttagtgggactatcatttgtttttcaacaggacaataagccaaaacacacctccaggctgtgtaagggctatttgaccaagaaggagagcgatggagtgctacatcagatgatctggcctccacaatcacctgacctcaacccaattgagatggtttgggatgagttggaccgcagaatgaaggaaaagcagcaaacaagtgctcagcgtatgtgggaactccttcaagactgttggaaagtcattcctcatgaagctggttgagagaatgccaagagtgtgcaaagctgtcatcaaggcaaagggtggctactttgaagaatatcaaatatatttggatttgtttaacacttttctggttactacatgattccatatgttttatttcatagttttgatctcttcaATATTAttttgcaatgtagaaaatagtaaaaataaagaaaaacccttgaatgagtagatgtgtccaaacctttgactggtactgtatgtatacacaTTGTTGTCAATTTGTTCATAAATtgcacatattgtacattttaatAACATTAACTAAAGATGTAAAGTCAATATATTCACAAATAGACAATAAAGGTACCAATTTACAAGgcattttatttttttccaaTCCTATGATGTACAAGGCCCAAATAAAGCAGAATTATTTTATAGCCAGTTCTTAAATATTCCAATCCAGTTTCTCTTTGGGTCTTATAAAATGACTGTCTTGTATCCACTGTAGATGTGCACTGTTTTTGTAAATAAGCTTATATTTTTTCTTTGATACATGCAGTACTGAGTCATTGCCAGCTGGACCACTAGATTGTAGTACTCTATTCTTATTTCACCTCTTGCTTTTAACCCTTGTTTTCATTCTGTCAGTCAGTATTGTGCAATCCTTGAGGTTTCTCTTTCCCTATACAGTACCTAATATgtcgagagagtgagagaaaaataAACAACCAAGAAAATAGAATAGTAGTAAATGAGAATGTGAAACCATGGACGGAAATTCCACTGTATAGAAATCAGGTGGTTGACACAATCTTAACCTAATCCTGACTTTCCAGGAACTCCATTCGTTGAGACACAATTCATCAGGAGACATTAACTTTACACCATCCTGCGTATTCTCATATTTTTTCCACGTTGGGCAGTACCCTTTATGGAAAATAACAGATCAGTGAGTGACTACATCAAGTAAAACTTGAGTCGCAAATCTCGCCAGTTCTCATTTAGAGCATGGACACTTCCTGTCCTTACACACAGTCCTCTCTTGAGTTCTAAGCAGACCCCATTTAAGCAGATCTTCCAGTGTCTCTCTCACAGTCATAGACTTGCTCACACTCAtaacgtcccctcctccagcagACGGTTGAGGCCAGTGCAGATTTTGGTGAGGTTGGGTTTAAAGGGTCCGTCAGGGTTGTACAGCTTGGTCAGAAGCTCTGGATCGGAGTAATGGTTGAATACGTGGTTGATGCGACCATGGGATTTGGGTGTGAGGTGGGAGTCGACTAGCTTCAACAGCAGATCTCTGCATCCTGTCAGGATCTCCGACATTACTGTCTTGTCAAAGGTGAACTCCACCTGAACAAGAAGTGGGAAATAGAGATAAGACGATGACAACATAACATTGTTATCCTATCTGTTTTCATAGAGAATGATGGGCCGTTAATGCATAGTGGTCTATGATCGATTAACTCACTGTAACATTATAGTGTTATGCAAGGTGCCGGCATGTTTACCTCATAGAAGCTGATGGCTGTCATGGCTCCTTGATGCAGCTTCTTCTTGAAGTCCTGGGCCAGACTCAGCTCCTCTGGGCTGAAACGGTTGTGTCTGAACAGCACGCCAATCTTTACTGCTATCTTGATCAGGTCCTTCACCACCTTCTGGGCCTCTGAGCGGTTGCCTGAATACTCTTTGGAAACTCGGTAGAGCTCGTCCAGGATCTCACTGCTGGTGTCGTCTATGAACATATGGACCACAGACTTGTTGGCCATGTGGCTGAGGATCTTCTTCTGGGCCTGCATGGCCATATCCTTGGAACTAAATGACTCCATCCTTACCTGGGGGTTGGGAGAGAGAAGTGAGCAGAGATAGCTTATTATGTTATTTCTAACTCCTAGCTCAGCCGTGCCACAGGATCTCCCTCAGTTCAGTTTTCTGGGCTTTTTGTTTTCATATCACGGAGAATCCAACTGAGACATCAAGGGGATGTTCCATGGGTaataccagtggtggaaaaagtacccaattgtcatacttgagtaaaagtaaagacaccttaaaagaaaatgactcaagtgaaagtcacccagtaaaatactacttgagtaaaagtctaaaagtatttggttttaaatgtacttaagtatcaaaagtaaatgttattgctaaaatatactcaagtatcaaaagtaaaagtataaatcattttaaattccttatataaagcaaatcagataattttcttgtttttttaatttacggataaccaggggcatgctccaacactcagacatcatttacaaacaaagcatgtgtttagtgagtctgccaaatcagaggcggtagggattaccaggaatgttctcttgataagtgtgtgaattagacaattttccttccctgctaagcattcaaaatgtaatgagtacttttggttgtcagggaaaatatatggagtaaaacgtacatcttctttaggaatgtagtgaaataaaagttgCTGGTTAATTGTGCCATATATTAATAGTATTAATAGTAAAGTACATATACcctaaaaaactacttaagtagtacttactTTAGTACTTTACACAACTGGGAATTACCCACCGAGGCTACAGTCTCACCCCACACCGTGTCCCTGTCAGGGGAGTGAAGATGCAGAGCGCTAGACCTCATGGGAGGACATGAGTGCACCTACATCACGTAAACACACAAAACTGTTGCACCACACACCGTTTAACAGGACGAGTGTCATTGCAGCAGGTCCTGTGTTGCAGGGTCATTTGATGTATTCAATTTCAAATGAACACAGTAGGTTCTGTGGTACACCTATGGAATTGGGCCTAACCTAAATGTAACACATAGTCTAATGCTCAGAAGGTACCACTTTCTAGTATAAGCCTTTATACATGGATGAAATAGATAGTTATTTGTGTATCTTTACATTGTGGCCACATCAT
Coding sequences within it:
- the LOC115179026 gene encoding tumor necrosis factor alpha-induced protein 8-like protein 2; the encoded protein is MESFSSKDMAMQAQKKILSHMANKSVVHMFIDDTSSEILDELYRVSKEYSGNRSEAQKVVKDLIKIAVKIGVLFRHNRFSPEELSLAQDFKKKLHQGAMTAISFYEVEFTFDKTVMSEILTGCRDLLLKLVDSHLTPKSHGRINHVFNHYSDPELLTKLYNPDGPFKPNLTKICTGLNRLLEEGTL